A portion of the Calothrix sp. 336/3 genome contains these proteins:
- a CDS encoding metallophosphoesterase has translation MKSYSRWQHQYRELILETEKPYSRLEIGTNQPLLIRQESVDFGIGTVVKLLFASDLHLGWQRSPRAIAQLIAAVKKTTPDFVLLGGDLVDIPPGFAQLQDCVQQVSTIAPVWAIPGNHDQWVGVSRVRQAVLAGGGNWLTNSRITISGNHKAVEIHGSLSKNTQTAPNTISILCAHNPVIFPQAISQGYKLVFAGHLHGCQWVFGKSGDRLYPGAWFYTWNGLRFTQNQVHLLVSRGMGDTLPLRWNCPREVILCQIS, from the coding sequence ATGAAAAGTTACAGCAGGTGGCAGCACCAGTATCGTGAGTTAATTCTGGAGACAGAAAAACCCTATTCCCGCCTGGAAATTGGTACGAATCAACCCCTATTAATTCGTCAAGAGTCAGTAGATTTCGGGATAGGTACTGTTGTCAAGTTACTATTTGCCAGTGATTTACACTTAGGTTGGCAACGCTCACCCAGGGCGATCGCCCAACTCATTGCCGCAGTCAAAAAAACTACACCTGACTTTGTTCTCCTCGGTGGTGACTTAGTAGATATACCCCCCGGATTTGCTCAACTCCAAGATTGTGTGCAGCAGGTGAGTACCATCGCTCCTGTGTGGGCAATTCCCGGAAATCACGATCAATGGGTGGGGGTAAGTCGGGTACGGCAAGCGGTTTTGGCAGGGGGTGGTAACTGGTTGACAAATTCCCGTATCACCATCTCTGGCAACCATAAAGCTGTAGAAATTCACGGTTCCCTCAGTAAAAATACGCAAACTGCTCCAAATACAATATCAATTCTCTGTGCCCATAACCCGGTAATCTTTCCCCAAGCCATATCCCAGGGATACAAACTGGTATTTGCTGGACATTTACATGGTTGTCAGTGGGTATTCGGCAAATCAGGCGATCGCCTCTATCCCGGTGCTTGGTTCTATACCTGGAATGGATTACGCTTTACCCAAAACCAAGTACATTTACTAGTTAGCCGTGGCATGGGAGATACCTTACCCCTAAGATGGAACTGCCCCCGTGAGGTGATTTTATGTCAAATATCCTAA
- a CDS encoding DUF1823 family protein — MSNLPPLTTETIWAIINDTIDDVTVNRLVWHYLGYRYNSTTEEWDNQELAPEWREEYPEPPNFLESRPATMKLTRSIPQENKQILKEKLGFKGYKIGEFGPRQTRRATAANWLLSYMQIHQILC, encoded by the coding sequence ATGTCTAATTTGCCACCTCTGACAACAGAAACTATCTGGGCTATTATTAATGATACAATTGATGATGTTACTGTCAATCGATTAGTATGGCATTATTTGGGTTATCGTTATAACTCCACAACAGAAGAATGGGACAATCAAGAATTAGCTCCAGAATGGCGAGAGGAATATCCAGAACCGCCAAATTTCCTTGAAAGTCGTCCTGCAACAATGAAATTAACCCGTTCTATTCCCCAAGAAAATAAGCAAATCCTCAAAGAAAAGCTAGGTTTCAAGGGATATAAAATTGGAGAATTTGGACCTCGACAAACTCGCAGAGCAACCGCCGCTAATTGGTTATTAAGCTACATGCAGATACACCAAATACTCTGTTAG
- a CDS encoding ABC transporter ATP-binding protein — MVQLREQQVSTSRDREDILIDVSQVSKKFCRDLKTSLFYGVRDIITEILAGDRQSQILRNQEFWALNNISFQLKKGEALGLVGANGAGKSTLLRIISGLIKPDTGRVKVRGRVAPLIALGAGFNPTLTGKENIYANMAILGLSTQEIQRKYEAVIDFAEIGSAINAPVQTYSSGMAARLGFACAIHTEPDILLIDEVLAVGDINFRMKCYAQLGKLRENGTAFILVSHNPHVILNICEKSIYLKAGRLIQGGNTEAVMGKYEADFCLGNAEIAPGMTYLPPKKPEASLGVDIRAIYFQDTQGNLLSSPISGEPANLCIECWATKPVKSGNIGVIISTLSGQKERVLYLTSQSDRQDLPIPVGKVLIQMQMPYCGLLPGLYTAKIYIKTGVTSLDVVESFRFAVQAGQVTSQCLFYQPRTWQVQAAFPQGSISNCTPDIPPRFEN, encoded by the coding sequence ATGGTACAACTTCGGGAACAACAAGTATCGACTAGTAGGGATAGGGAAGACATATTAATTGATGTTTCCCAGGTATCAAAGAAATTTTGCCGTGATTTGAAAACCTCTCTCTTTTATGGTGTGAGGGACATCATTACAGAAATTCTGGCTGGCGATCGCCAGAGTCAAATCCTGCGAAACCAAGAATTTTGGGCACTGAATAATATCTCATTCCAATTAAAAAAAGGCGAAGCTCTGGGGTTAGTGGGAGCCAATGGTGCAGGTAAAAGTACCCTATTACGGATTATTAGTGGATTAATTAAACCAGATACAGGGAGAGTCAAAGTTAGGGGTAGGGTTGCACCTTTAATTGCCCTAGGAGCAGGATTTAATCCGACATTAACAGGTAAAGAAAATATCTACGCCAATATGGCAATTCTTGGTTTATCAACCCAGGAAATTCAACGTAAATATGAAGCAGTAATTGATTTTGCCGAAATTGGCAGCGCCATCAATGCACCAGTACAAACCTACAGTTCTGGAATGGCTGCACGCTTAGGATTTGCCTGTGCAATTCACACCGAACCAGATATTTTATTAATTGATGAAGTATTGGCAGTGGGTGATATTAATTTTCGCATGAAATGTTACGCACAGCTAGGTAAATTAAGAGAAAACGGCACAGCTTTTATTTTAGTTTCCCATAACCCCCACGTCATTTTAAATATTTGTGAAAAATCAATTTATTTAAAGGCAGGAAGGTTAATTCAAGGGGGAAATACAGAAGCTGTCATGGGCAAGTATGAAGCTGATTTTTGTTTAGGAAATGCAGAAATCGCACCCGGAATGACATATTTACCGCCAAAAAAACCAGAAGCAAGCTTAGGGGTAGATATCAGAGCCATTTATTTTCAAGATACCCAAGGGAATCTCCTATCCTCTCCCATCTCTGGAGAACCTGCTAATTTGTGCATCGAATGCTGGGCAACAAAACCAGTAAAATCAGGTAATATTGGAGTAATTATTTCTACCCTATCTGGTCAAAAAGAGCGGGTTTTGTATCTCACATCCCAGAGCGATCGCCAAGATTTACCCATCCCAGTAGGTAAAGTATTAATACAGATGCAAATGCCCTATTGTGGCTTATTACCAGGTTTATACACCGCTAAAATATATATCAAAACAGGGGTTACTTCCCTAGATGTAGTAGAATCTTTCCGTTTTGCTGTTCAAGCAGGTCAAGTAACTAGTCAATGCTTATTTTATCAGCCTCGAACATGGCAAGTACAGGCAGCTTTTCCCCAGGGTTCCATCTCCAATTGCACCCCGGATATTCCCCCCAGATTTGAAAATTGA
- a CDS encoding cyanophycin synthetase: MLKNINQESLRVNARKTDAFDIFNFKYYIGANPYLNTAAVVFNFALTEYWQPLEIEDYVAIISDRYPQIANKSYDSYADIFAQTVCEVGKLAMDLHYCDRRQAAPSEHRHSIKPYPTYNKIAVQTLHTTTTRAVIYCVWDWFEAMNQDEQINIGEQIQILQNKFRQSVYGGPTNYALLRAANHKNIPTSYLWEEGVTQYGYGKKQVRGTATTFDCDSHLDSDFTTRKDDCKEFLKTLGFPVPEGEIVTSLRKAFTVATNIGYPVAIKPVVGHKGIGVTADIQDSYELENAFDRAVDAIPTKAPIHVIVEKSFPGKDFRLLCVNGKFVAACERHPASVIGDGYLTIDELIDQENRQAARADTPTSPMSKIKRDDAMEIYLEQQGLSLDSVVAKDKKIYLRKVANLSAGGVSINATDIIHPDNIILAQDIAQHFRLTCLGIDVITENLSESWKNGKLAILEINAAPGILMHLNPAIGESIDVPSQILETFFTSSYDARIPIITCNHLSVDELQKIIDYLLSKNPAMTIGGVCQGGIVINQFQKNLHPDYNTNVQTLLRHPRLDLLIAEYTGDILEKDGMFYCGSNLVILQEPTEIEMILKRDIFEDSTVIIKQGDNISIQSRDSIQESSVTEEEPFIQICCQEIEKILPEY; this comes from the coding sequence ATGCTCAAAAATATCAATCAGGAAAGTCTACGAGTAAATGCGAGAAAAACTGATGCTTTTGATATTTTCAACTTTAAGTATTATATCGGTGCTAATCCTTACTTAAATACTGCCGCAGTGGTATTTAATTTCGCCTTAACTGAATATTGGCAACCCTTAGAGATTGAAGACTATGTGGCAATAATTAGCGATCGCTATCCTCAGATTGCGAATAAAAGCTATGATTCCTATGCAGATATATTTGCCCAAACAGTATGTGAAGTTGGCAAATTAGCCATGGATTTACATTACTGCGATCGCCGTCAGGCAGCTCCTTCAGAGCATCGCCACAGTATCAAACCCTATCCTACCTATAACAAAATTGCCGTCCAAACCCTACACACCACCACGACTCGTGCAGTAATTTACTGTGTCTGGGATTGGTTTGAAGCGATGAATCAAGACGAGCAAATTAATATTGGCGAACAAATTCAGATTTTGCAAAATAAATTCCGCCAATCTGTTTATGGTGGTCCCACTAATTATGCCCTTTTAAGAGCCGCAAACCACAAAAATATCCCCACATCCTATCTTTGGGAAGAGGGAGTCACTCAGTATGGTTACGGTAAAAAACAAGTACGAGGTACAGCTACAACTTTTGATTGTGATAGTCATTTAGATTCTGATTTCACCACTCGCAAAGATGACTGTAAAGAGTTCTTAAAAACCCTCGGATTTCCCGTTCCCGAAGGAGAAATTGTCACATCTTTGAGAAAAGCTTTTACCGTTGCCACAAATATTGGTTATCCTGTCGCTATCAAACCCGTTGTCGGACATAAAGGGATTGGTGTCACCGCAGATATTCAAGATTCCTATGAATTGGAAAATGCTTTTGATCGAGCAGTTGATGCAATTCCCACAAAAGCACCCATCCATGTGATTGTGGAAAAAAGTTTCCCAGGTAAAGATTTCCGTTTATTATGTGTCAATGGCAAATTTGTTGCCGCTTGTGAACGACATCCCGCTTCCGTCATTGGGGATGGTTATTTAACAATTGATGAGTTAATTGATCAAGAAAATCGTCAAGCTGCTCGCGCAGATACTCCCACATCACCGATGAGTAAAATTAAGCGTGATGATGCCATGGAAATCTATTTAGAACAGCAGGGATTATCTTTAGATAGTGTAGTTGCCAAAGACAAAAAAATCTATTTACGGAAAGTTGCGAATCTTTCTGCTGGGGGGGTAAGTATTAATGCTACAGATATTATTCACCCTGATAATATCATTTTAGCCCAGGATATTGCCCAACATTTTCGTTTAACTTGCTTGGGAATTGATGTGATTACAGAAAATCTCAGTGAGTCATGGAAAAATGGGAAATTAGCAATTTTAGAGATTAATGCTGCACCAGGTATTTTGATGCATCTCAATCCTGCTATTGGTGAAAGTATTGATGTTCCCTCCCAGATTCTCGAAACTTTCTTTACTTCCAGTTATGATGCCAGAATCCCAATTATTACGTGTAATCATCTTTCTGTAGATGAACTGCAAAAAATAATTGACTATTTATTATCAAAAAATCCTGCTATGACAATTGGTGGAGTTTGTCAGGGTGGGATTGTAATTAACCAGTTTCAGAAAAATTTGCATCCTGACTACAATACAAATGTGCAAACCCTACTACGTCATCCCCGACTAGATTTATTGATTGCAGAGTATACAGGAGATATTCTCGAAAAGGATGGAATGTTTTACTGCGGGAGTAATTTGGTTATCTTGCAGGAACCAACGGAAATCGAAATGATACTAAAGCGGGATATTTTTGAAGATTCCACAGTTATCATCAAGCAGGGAGATAATATTTCCATTCAAAGCCGTGATTCTATTCAAGAATCTAGCGTGACGGAAGAAGAACCATTTATTCAGATATGCTGTCAGGAAATTGAGAAGATTTTGCCAGAGTATTAA
- a CDS encoding DUF29 domain-containing protein: protein MTKSHKKILYEEDFALWIEDTINNLKARNTEDLDWVNLIEEIESLGKSQRKTVRRFLIPLLEHLLKRCYVPMSDCYRGWEIEIRNFRQNLQIELEDSPSLKNFIEEILPKSYEMALTNVRDGYPDIYFPDVFPFLEDIDLLLTQKFWEEK from the coding sequence ATGACTAAATCGCACAAAAAAATTCTCTACGAGGAAGATTTTGCCCTCTGGATTGAGGATACTATCAACAATTTAAAAGCTAGAAATACAGAGGATTTAGACTGGGTAAATTTAATCGAGGAAATAGAATCTTTGGGGAAAAGTCAGCGTAAAACAGTCCGTAGATTTTTGATACCTTTATTAGAACATTTATTAAAACGTTGTTATGTACCCATGTCTGACTGTTATCGAGGTTGGGAAATTGAAATTAGAAACTTTCGCCAGAATTTACAAATTGAATTAGAAGATTCACCGAGCTTGAAGAATTTCATTGAGGAAATATTACCAAAAAGTTATGAAATGGCATTAACCAATGTTAGGGATGGTTATCCTGATATTTATTTTCCCGATGTTTTTCCATTCTTAGAAGATATAGATTTGTTGTTGACGCAGAAATTTTGGGAAGAAAAATAA
- a CDS encoding ABC transporter permease — translation MKNIPSHLPEVIYTPASQLRYPSLLVKQMWRDLLASRELAWRLMVRDVKAQYRQSFFGIAWAFLPSIFMALGFTLAQDAQVIHIGKTDIPYPVYLVFNTVLWQTFVEALNAPIQAVIAAKGMLARVNFPREALILAKIGETLFNFTIKTLLIILLFIIFKVSLAWTVIFTPLAIINLIFLGTFIGIFLAPLGILYQDISRAMTLLTGFWLLLTPVIYPVPQRGIFSLFVKFNPVTPLLVTARELTTTGIISQPENFAFVTLLTLCGLFITWVIFRLAMPYVIERVSS, via the coding sequence GTGAAAAATATACCTTCGCATCTACCAGAAGTCATATATACACCGGCTAGTCAATTGAGATATCCATCTCTTTTGGTAAAACAAATGTGGCGAGATTTATTAGCATCCCGTGAACTTGCTTGGCGATTGATGGTTCGGGATGTTAAAGCTCAATATCGTCAATCGTTTTTCGGTATTGCTTGGGCTTTTTTGCCATCCATTTTCATGGCATTAGGATTTACCCTAGCTCAGGATGCTCAAGTGATTCATATCGGGAAAACAGATATACCCTATCCAGTTTATTTAGTTTTTAATACTGTGCTTTGGCAAACTTTTGTTGAGGCTTTAAATGCACCGATTCAAGCGGTAATTGCTGCGAAGGGGATGTTAGCTAGGGTTAACTTTCCCCGTGAAGCTTTAATTTTAGCAAAAATTGGGGAAACTCTCTTTAATTTTACCATCAAAACTCTCTTAATTATCCTCTTATTTATCATTTTTAAAGTTTCCCTAGCTTGGACAGTAATTTTCACACCCCTAGCCATTATTAACCTGATTTTTCTCGGCACCTTCATCGGAATTTTTCTCGCACCTTTAGGGATTTTATATCAAGATATTTCTAGAGCTATGACATTACTCACAGGGTTTTGGTTATTGCTCACACCAGTTATTTATCCGGTACCACAACGGGGAATATTTAGTTTATTTGTCAAGTTTAATCCCGTAACTCCCCTATTAGTTACCGCCCGTGAATTGACAACAACAGGCATAATTTCCCAGCCAGAAAATTTTGCTTTTGTCACCTTACTTACCCTCTGCGGATTATTCATCACTTGGGTGATATTTCGTTTAGCAATGCCCTATGTAATTGAGAGAGTGAGTTCTTAA
- a CDS encoding sodium:proton antiporter has protein sequence MDIYILNLLVIGLLLLFITLGSGWIARLPLTYSLIYLVVGILLGPYGFNLIQIRPQAAFLERLTEFVVIVSLFSCGLKMNRPLKIWAWDSTVRLIGFLMPISIFGLAVVAHWFLGFNWGAAILLGAILAPTDPVLASEVQISDIEDRDELRFGLTSEAGLNDALAFPFVYFGLYLLKDSNWQNWFKQWVAVDLLWAIAAGIIMGILVAKAVSWIDRKLQQYRPVDALMKDFTALGTILLTYSLTELVNGYGFLAVFIAGIVINQSHLETEKRLSQIEFTERIEKLMEVGAILLLGSLLRLNPLWKHAGEALLVGMLLLFIIRPVGAWLSTIGERYHPAKRLLFGWFGIRGAGSLYYLSYAFGEGLGGEIGERIAWITYIILVLSVILHGISATPLMNWYEKYFQDYQNHRV, from the coding sequence GTGGATATCTATATTCTCAATTTACTGGTTATTGGTCTTCTCTTACTTTTTATCACATTAGGTTCCGGTTGGATTGCACGTTTGCCTCTAACCTATTCTCTGATTTATCTAGTGGTAGGAATATTATTAGGTCCCTATGGGTTCAATCTGATTCAAATACGCCCCCAAGCTGCATTTTTAGAGCGACTGACTGAATTTGTTGTGATTGTATCTTTGTTTAGTTGCGGTTTGAAAATGAATCGCCCACTCAAAATCTGGGCTTGGGATTCCACGGTGCGCTTGATTGGCTTTTTAATGCCCATTTCTATCTTTGGCTTAGCTGTGGTAGCCCATTGGTTTTTAGGTTTTAATTGGGGAGCAGCGATTTTACTGGGAGCAATTCTAGCCCCAACCGATCCAGTTTTAGCTAGTGAAGTCCAAATTTCTGATATAGAAGATCGAGATGAATTGCGATTTGGCTTAACTTCTGAAGCTGGTTTAAATGATGCACTAGCTTTTCCCTTTGTCTACTTTGGGTTGTATTTGTTGAAAGATAGCAACTGGCAAAACTGGTTTAAACAGTGGGTAGCGGTAGACTTACTGTGGGCGATCGCTGCGGGAATTATTATGGGAATCTTGGTTGCCAAAGCAGTATCTTGGATTGACCGAAAATTGCAGCAATACCGACCTGTAGATGCTCTAATGAAAGACTTTACTGCTCTCGGCACAATTTTGCTGACTTATTCTCTCACAGAGTTGGTAAATGGCTACGGATTCTTGGCTGTTTTTATTGCCGGGATAGTAATAAATCAGAGCCACTTAGAAACAGAAAAGCGACTCTCACAAATAGAATTCACTGAGAGAATTGAGAAATTAATGGAGGTAGGAGCAATTCTGTTATTAGGTTCGCTTTTGCGCCTTAACCCCCTATGGAAACATGCGGGAGAGGCTCTTTTGGTAGGTATGTTATTATTATTTATCATCCGTCCTGTAGGTGCTTGGCTAAGTACTATCGGGGAACGTTATCATCCAGCAAAACGCCTACTATTTGGTTGGTTTGGTATTCGTGGAGCTGGCTCTTTATATTATTTATCCTATGCTTTTGGTGAAGGTTTAGGCGGAGAAATTGGCGAGCGAATTGCTTGGATTACCTATATCATCCTTGTTCTCTCGGTGATATTACATGGTATTAGCGCAACGCCTTTGATGAATTGGTATGAAAAATATTTCCAGGATTACCAAAATCACAGGGTTTAA
- a CDS encoding serine/threonine-protein kinase — translation MNSYPNSDPWIGRYIGEHQRYRLDQRLGGGGMGDVYLAMDTRLGQQVALKLLKGTLIEYGDIRRRFEREVAVCAALQSDNIVKVSDYGIGEDGHPFYVMEYLRGETLRHLMMREGRLSINRAVGIIIQACRGLQLAHAGVTLQRDGATASEHIQVVHRDLKPDNIILVPTYLGELVKILDFGIAKIRNDSNETTNLTGAFLGTFRYAAPEQLRGDRDLDGRADIYSLGIILYEMLSHADPFGFSVNARHVSEASWIWAHTAESPTPLRSQPGCENISPEIEAVVMRCLQKEPEQRFASVVDLTYALQIAVRNSGITLDESVSQSLTKQGESVEAETFINQENQIEALNSQKIPLVELESSPDIIEGETLPPSFLVSPPEPTLPSTLEESPPQPRTLPETILQVPSATIEFAHPQEQNISPTPAEANYPGKFSEPASYQGQNSQVATPVNPSKSIPILSMAIAAIVAIIGGVFAYMQFVPKVSDQIRSLKDEGRYAECLQKSEAELNTNNTDTQIFDLLQECRLERAKKLAENGLIAEAIALAEKIPQNSSLYPEAQRYLKDWKVL, via the coding sequence ATGAACTCCTACCCTAACTCTGATCCCTGGATTGGTCGATATATTGGTGAACATCAACGCTACCGCTTAGATCAACGCTTAGGTGGTGGTGGGATGGGTGATGTTTACTTGGCAATGGATACCCGTCTTGGGCAACAAGTCGCTTTAAAACTGTTAAAAGGTACACTCATTGAGTACGGAGATATTCGGAGGCGATTCGAGCGAGAGGTGGCGGTTTGTGCTGCCCTGCAAAGTGACAATATAGTCAAGGTATCTGACTATGGCATTGGTGAAGATGGACACCCTTTCTATGTAATGGAATACCTGCGAGGTGAGACATTACGACACTTAATGATGCGGGAAGGACGTTTATCGATTAATCGAGCCGTAGGAATTATTATTCAAGCCTGTCGAGGTTTACAATTAGCCCACGCAGGAGTCACACTACAACGGGATGGAGCCACAGCATCTGAGCATATACAGGTTGTCCACCGGGATTTAAAACCAGATAATATTATTTTGGTTCCCACCTATTTAGGTGAATTAGTTAAGATTTTGGATTTTGGAATTGCTAAAATACGCAACGATTCCAACGAAACCACCAATTTAACTGGGGCATTTTTGGGGACATTTCGTTATGCAGCACCAGAGCAATTACGGGGCGATCGCGACTTAGACGGACGTGCAGATATCTACAGTTTAGGGATTATTCTTTACGAAATGTTAAGCCACGCCGATCCCTTTGGGTTTAGTGTGAATGCGCGTCATGTCAGTGAAGCATCATGGATTTGGGCGCATACTGCGGAGTCACCAACACCACTGCGATCGCAACCTGGTTGTGAAAATATCTCTCCAGAAATTGAAGCAGTTGTCATGCGTTGTCTGCAAAAGGAACCGGAGCAACGATTTGCTTCTGTAGTAGATTTAACCTATGCCCTGCAAATAGCCGTCCGGAATAGTGGTATTACCTTAGATGAAAGTGTTTCCCAATCCCTAACTAAACAGGGAGAGAGTGTAGAAGCAGAAACTTTTATCAATCAGGAAAACCAAATAGAAGCATTAAATTCTCAGAAAATACCTCTAGTCGAACTCGAATCATCCCCCGACATCATAGAAGGTGAAACCTTACCCCCTAGTTTTCTGGTTTCCCCCCCAGAACCTACCCTCCCCTCAACTCTGGAGGAATCACCCCCACAACCACGTACTCTACCAGAAACTATCCTTCAGGTTCCCTCTGCGACAATTGAGTTTGCCCATCCCCAGGAACAAAATATTTCCCCAACACCTGCTGAGGCTAATTATCCGGGGAAATTTTCAGAGCCAGCTAGTTATCAAGGGCAAAATTCACAGGTTGCGACACCTGTCAACCCCTCCAAGTCTATACCAATATTATCCATGGCGATCGCTGCCATAGTAGCGATAATTGGGGGTGTGTTTGCCTATATGCAATTTGTACCCAAGGTATCCGATCAGATTAGAAGCTTGAAAGACGAAGGTAGATACGCAGAATGTCTGCAAAAATCGGAAGCAGAACTGAATACGAATAATACAGATACTCAAATTTTCGACTTGCTGCAAGAATGTCGATTAGAGCGGGCAAAAAAATTGGCAGAAAATGGACTGATTGCAGAGGCGATCGCCCTAGCAGAAAAAATACCTCAAAATAGTTCCCTCTACCCAGAAGCACAAAGATACCTCAAGGATTGGAAGGTTTTGTAA
- a CDS encoding COG3650 family protein, whose amino-acid sequence MKSLIPGVLLLSLGTLFVASNPSVAQNKAPENFLVSGTEPFWSVKVAKTGIVFSTPEIKNMTFPYVKPLAASGRPLDVVRVYQLRGRSSGTLVLKKVDACSDGMSDNKYPYSATLILGNRVFDGCARVGK is encoded by the coding sequence ATGAAATCTTTAATCCCTGGTGTTTTGTTACTGAGTCTCGGTACTCTGTTTGTTGCGAGTAATCCTAGTGTTGCCCAAAATAAAGCACCGGAAAATTTTCTTGTTAGTGGTACAGAACCTTTTTGGAGTGTGAAAGTTGCAAAAACTGGTATCGTTTTTTCCACACCAGAAATCAAAAATATGACATTCCCCTATGTCAAACCCTTAGCAGCATCAGGTCGTCCTCTCGATGTAGTACGAGTATACCAATTGCGGGGTAGAAGTAGCGGAACTTTGGTATTGAAAAAAGTCGATGCTTGTAGCGATGGAATGTCTGATAACAAATATCCTTACTCTGCAACCTTGATTTTAGGTAATCGGGTGTTTGATGGATGTGCCAGAGTGGGGAAATGA
- a CDS encoding DUF433 domain-containing protein, whose translation MTPISNGQVSIIRTERGLTIAGTRITLYDVMDHLKAQYPPKFIRDAFNLTDSQLHAALSYIEAYRAEVEAEYQEILKAAAETQQYWEQKNRDRFARIAATPPRPGYEAVRAKLQERREQRLAKK comes from the coding sequence ATGACTCCAATATCGAACGGTCAAGTCTCCATAATTCGCACTGAGCGTGGGTTGACAATTGCCGGAACTCGTATCACTCTATATGACGTGATGGATCATCTTAAAGCTCAATACCCACCAAAGTTTATTCGTGATGCTTTCAATCTTACAGATAGTCAGCTCCATGCCGCCCTCTCCTATATTGAAGCGTATCGAGCAGAAGTAGAAGCCGAGTATCAGGAAATCTTGAAAGCTGCCGCAGAAACCCAACAATATTGGGAACAGAAGAATCGCGATCGCTTTGCTCGGATTGCCGCGACTCCTCCTCGTCCCGGATATGAAGCGGTTCGAGCTAAACTTCAGGAACGAAGAGAGCAACGGTTAGCCAAAAAATAA
- a CDS encoding phosphotransferase, with translation MFFVSHWGFSLLPAKSSQLEFFLASIIDAVRINVVTRQETAGKVIWHKQRRPWMDGIIWCGNIFLRLSRSRIIMFPNCCQWVEWEMHCCQLLYTEVQTQVVGDRGFWVEALPGQSLLQHHNQGTLTLPMFQAAAREFRRAHSIYCPQLADYWSHGDPHLANVLYDTESQRACLIDFETQHEAHLSSCDRHADDLLVFILDTIGRTSATDWLAYCQEFLQTYGNRAVIDSLKDRLELPDGWERVLWATRTNYLPSPELKSRLQLLKASIR, from the coding sequence GTGTTTTTTGTATCACATTGGGGATTTTCCTTGTTGCCCGCTAAAAGTTCACAACTCGAATTTTTCCTGGCATCTATAATCGATGCAGTCCGGATAAATGTTGTCACCCGTCAGGAAACAGCCGGAAAAGTCATTTGGCATAAACAACGTCGTCCCTGGATGGATGGCATAATTTGGTGTGGTAATATCTTTTTGCGTCTCTCCCGCAGCAGGATTATCATGTTTCCCAATTGTTGCCAATGGGTGGAATGGGAGATGCATTGTTGTCAATTACTCTATACAGAAGTCCAAACCCAAGTAGTTGGCGATCGCGGATTTTGGGTGGAAGCATTACCAGGGCAAAGTTTACTACAACACCACAACCAGGGAACCCTCACCCTACCAATGTTCCAAGCTGCGGCAAGGGAATTTCGTCGCGCTCACAGTATATATTGTCCCCAACTAGCAGACTATTGGTCCCATGGCGATCCCCACCTCGCCAACGTACTCTATGATACAGAAAGTCAACGGGCTTGTTTAATCGACTTTGAAACTCAACACGAAGCCCATCTTTCCAGTTGCGATCGCCATGCTGACGACTTGCTGGTATTTATTTTAGATACAATTGGTCGCACCTCTGCCACCGATTGGCTGGCTTACTGTCAAGAATTTCTCCAAACCTATGGGAACAGAGCAGTGATTGACAGCCTCAAAGATAGATTAGAATTACCTGACGGGTGGGAACGAGTACTATGGGCAACCCGCACCAACTATTTACCCTCCCCAGAATTAAAATCTCGTCTGCAACTGTTGAAAGCATCTATAAGGTAG